The following are from one region of the Acanthopagrus latus isolate v.2019 chromosome 2, fAcaLat1.1, whole genome shotgun sequence genome:
- the LOC119009137 gene encoding olfactory receptor 52Z1-like has protein sequence MKYTNITTVKDFIITGFPGLSPEYFGPVSALLLLLFLAIVIGNAFISAVILFERTLHKPTYVIFFHLAMTDIIFSTVTLPKVIARYWWNDMVASFGACFTQMYFVHALGAIHSLILLIMALDRFVAIWLPFRYPVAFTNKKVSIACSTCWIATFIRMTGVVLHALTLPYCDKNVILQCYCDHLSITKLGCGENVAYVNIVALGMALLGLLGPLTFIIFSYFSIIIAALKMSSTDRQYKVLSTCAPQIFITCLYYVPRCFVYLANYLGFTFSTDARVVITMMYSLIPAAVNPVIYCFKTKDIKEALIRRFKSRKVSTAFTFTYKGNS, from the coding sequence atgaaatACACTAATATTACAACCGTCAAAGACTTCATCATCACTGGATTCCCTGGACTTTCGCCTGAGTACTTTGGACCAGTatctgctcttcttctcctcctcttcctggcTATTGTGATTGGAAATGCCTTCATTTCAGCTGTAATTCTGTTTGAGAGGACTCTTCACAAACCCACATATGTGATCTTTTTCCACCTCGCAATGACAGACATTATTTTCAGTACTGTGACTCTCCCAAAAGTCATTGCCAGATATTGGTGGAATGACATGGTAGCTTCATTCGGCGCCTGCtttacacaaatgtattttgttcatGCTTTGGGAGCAATTCACTCTTTAATTTTGCTGATCATGGCTTTGGATCGCTTTGTTGCAATATGGTTGCCTTTTCGATATCCTGTtgcatttacaaacaaaaaagtttctATTGCTTGTAGCACGTGCTGGATTGCAACCTTCATTCGTATGACGGGAGTCGTGCTTCACGCCTTGACTTTGCCCTACTGCGACAAAAATGTCATTCTACAGTGCTACTGTGATCATTTATCAATAACTAAGCTGGGATGTGGTGAAAATGTTGCATATGTTAATATTGTTGCACTTGGCATGGCCTTGTTAGGTCTCTTGGGTCCTTTGACATTCATCATCTTTTCTTACTTTTCCATAATCATAGCGGCTCTGAAAATGTCTTCTACGGATAGGCAGTACAAAGTCTTGTCCACCTGTGCTCCTCAGATCTTTATCACCTGCCTTTATTATGTGCCGAGATGTTTCGTCTATCTCGCCAACTATCTGGGATTCACATTTAGCACAGACGCTCGTGTTGTTATCACCATGATGTACAGCCTCATACCTGCTGCAGTCAATCCGGTCATCTACTGTTTCAAGACTAAAGACATTAAAGAGGCTTTGATACGGAGGTTTAAGAGCAGAAAAGTAAGcactgcatttacatttacttataAAGGAAATAGTTAG
- the LOC119007824 gene encoding olfactory receptor 52E8-like, with the protein MIMFHTNLTSINNFFLLGFPGLSPQYYGPVSAMLFILFLAIAVGNIFILMIVKCEKFLHKPTYLIFCHLALTDLLFGTVTLPKVISKYWFGDSIISFYGCFVQMYFVHFLGATHSFILMVMALDRFIAIVSPLRYPALFTNSTTSVLCGISWLMPSSWMVGLVFDALTLPFCNSNIIVQCYCDHITIMRLACGNIRSIELVAFSLAMFSLLVPLAFIIFSYFFIIGVVMRLSNSEGRIKTLSTCAPQLLITFLYYMPRCFVYLANNVGFTFSVPVRVVVVMLYSLLPAAVNPIIYCLKTKDIKEQLKRNFFTRKIKISTKTGLNTAQQCAVDKMITQGHVQ; encoded by the exons A TGATTATGTTCCACACAAATCTAACAAGTATAAATAATTTCTTCCTCCTTGGATTTCCCGGACTTTCACCGCAGTATTATGGACCTGTGTCAGCCATGCTTTTTATACTCTTCCTGGCTATAGCTGTaggaaatatatttattttaatgattgttaaatgtgaaaagtttCTTCACAAACCTACATATCTGATCTTTTGTCACTTGGCATTAACTGACTTACTGTTTGGGACTGTTACTCTGCCAAAAGTCATATCAAAATACTGGTTCGGTGACagcattatttcattttatggaTGTTTTGTACAGAtgtattttgttcatttcttaGGAGCCACGCATTCGTTCATCCTGATGGTGATGGCCCTTGATCGCTTTATTGCAATTGTATCTCCTCTGCGATACCCAGCTCTTTTCACAAACAGCACCACCTCTGTGCTTTGTGGAATATCGTGGCTGATGCCGTCATCGTGGATGGTGGGTTTAGTTTTCGATGCTCTGACGTTGCCTTTCTGCAATTCAAACATAATTGTACAGTGCTATTGTGACCATATAACAATAATGAGGCTTGCATGTGGGAACATACGGAGTATTGAGCTGGTTGCATTCAGTTTAGCCATGTTCAGTTTGTTGGTGCCACTGGCTTTTATTATCTTCTCTTACTTTTTCATCATTGGTGTCGTTATGAGACTGTCCAACTCAGAGGGACGCATCAAGACTCTGTCCACGTGCGCGCCGCAGCTCCtcatcacatttctgtattATATGCCCAGATGCTTTGTGTACCTGGCAAATAATGTAGgatttacattcagtgttcCTGTTCGCGTTGTTGTTGTGATGCTGTACAGTCTTTTACCTGCTGCTGTCAACCCCATCATATACTGCCTCAAAACCAAGGACATCAAAGAACAATTGAAGAGGAACTTTTTTACGAGGAAGATTAAAATCAGCACAAAAACTGGATTAAATACAGCACAGCAATGTGCAGTTGATAAAATGATAACGCAGGGACATGTGCAATAA
- the LOC119007355 gene encoding olfactory receptor 52E8-like has product MITNFTRMRSFSILGFPGLSPQYYGPVSALFLFIYLVIVVGNIFILAFVASEKALQKPTYLVFCHLALNDLTFGTVTLPKIISKYWFDDSFISFYGCFAQMFFVHYLGSVTSFILLVMALDRFVAICFPLRYPVLITNDITSVLCGFAWFIPLPLMVAIVLHVLTLPFCKSNVIAQCYCDHISITSQACGEDVRKVGVTSLCVAMFCLLLPLAFIFFSYTSIIVVIMKMANVAGRKKTLSTCTPQIFITCLFYLPRCFVYVANTVGFSFSLDVRILLILLYSLFPPAVNPIIYCFKTHDIKHMLMKRLRRTKIGIAIKLSY; this is encoded by the coding sequence ATGATCACCAATTTTACAAGGATGAGAAGTTTCTCCATCCTTGGATTTCCAGGACTTTCACCTCAGTATTATGGACCTGTGTCAGCTCTCTTCTTGTTCATCTACCTGGTTATTGTAGTaggaaatattttcattttagcatTTGTTGCCTCTGAGAAGGCCCTGCAAAAACCGACCTATCTGGTCTTCTGTCACTTGGCACTGAACGACTTAACATTTGGCACCGTGACTCTCCCAAAGATCATATCAAAATACTGGTTTGATGAcagctttatttcattttatgggTGCTTCGCGCAGATGTTCTTTGTCCATTATTTAGGATCAGTGACGTCTTTCATCTTGCTGGTGATGGCTCTCGATCGATTTGTTGCAATATGTTTTCCACTGCGTTATCCGGTCCTTATCACAAATGACATCACATCTGTGCTCTGTGGGTTTGCATGGTTCATACCGCTGCCTTTGATGGTAGCTATTGTACTCCACGTTCTCACTCTGCCTTTCTGTAAATCAAACGTCATCGCTCAGTGCTACTGCGACCACATTTCTATCACGAGTCAGGCGTGTGGTGAGGATGTCAGAAAAGTCGGCGTCACTTCTCTGTGCGTGGCCATGTTTTGCCTTTTGCTTCCTCTTGCGTTCATCTTCTTTTCCTACACCTCCATTATTGTGGTTATTATGAAAATGGCCAATGTTGCAGGGCGCAAGAAAACCTTATCAACATGTACGCCACAAATATTCATCACATGTCTATTTTACCTACCcaggtgttttgtttatgtagcAAATACCGTtggattttctttcagtttagATGTCCGCATTTTGTTGATACTGTTGTACAGTCTTTTCCCTCCTGCTGTTAATCCAATCATCTATTGCTTCAAGACGCATGACATTAAGCATATGTTGATGAAGAGGCTGAGGAGAACTAAAATCGGCATAGCAATCAAGCTTTCATATTAA
- the LOC119007834 gene encoding olfactory receptor 2AT4-like: protein MPEGNHSTVTEFILTGFPGLHPEYHSLASAVLFFVYFLTLTGNTTILFLFATDRSLHKPMYYIILNLCACDILFSTTTLPKIISKYWFHSGTISFNACFVQMYFVHYLGTVNSFILFLMALDRYLAICYPLRYPLLLKDSTIHILSATVWVVAKTGPLVSVIRAYPLPYCASNIINHCYCDHIGITMLACTDRGPYGRPAFAVAMLALLGPLAFIIFSYCCIIINVLKLANSQSRLKTLSTCSAQLIIIALYYLPRCFVYLASNVGITFSADARIVIIMLYSLLPPMINPLIYCLRAKDMRESLWKQFNKCTVSQRVSATGN, encoded by the coding sequence ATGCCAGAGGGAAATCACAGCACTGTGACTGAATTCATTCTGACTGGATTCCCCGGACTTCATCCAGAGTATCACAGCCTCGCCTCAGCTGTattgttctttgtttatttcctaACTTTGACGGGCAATACTacaatcctgtttttatttgcaacCGACCGCAGCCTCCATAAGCCGATGTATTATATTATTCTAAACCTGTGTGCATGCGACATTCTCTTCAGCACAACCACTTTACCTAAGATCATCAGTAAGTACTGGTTTCACTCAGGGACCATTTCATTCAATGCTTGCTTTGTCCAGATGTACTTTGTTCACTATCTGGGCACGGTGAATTCTTTTATCCTCTTCCTCATGGCGTTGGACAGGTACCTGGCTATCTGCTATCCTCTTAGATATCCACTTCTTCTTAAAGACTCCACCATCCACATTCTCAGTGCTACTGTGTGGGTTGTTGCCAAGACAGGTCCTTTAGTGTCAGTGATTAGAGCGTACCCTCTTCCTTACTGTGCTTCGAACATAATCAATCATTGCTACTGTGACCATATTGGTATCACAATGCTGGCATGCACTGACAGGGGCCCTTATGGTCGTCCTGCTTTTGCAGTTGCAATGCTTGCACTCCTAGGACCTCTGGCCTTTATAATATTCTCATACTGCTGtattattataaatgtattaaagcTAGCTAATTCACAAAGTCGCCTCAAAACACTGTCCACTTGTAGTGCTCAGCTGATTATAATTGCCCTCTATTATTTGCccagatgttttgtttatttagccaGTAATGTCGGCATTACATTTAGTGCTGATGCACGAATTGTAATAATCATGCTGTATAGCCTTTTACCCCCCATGATTAATCCACTTATATACTGCTTGAGAGCAAAAGACATGAGAGAAAGTTTGTGGAAGCAATTCAACAAATGCACAGTTTCACAAAGAGTTTCGGCCACAGGTAACTGA